A part of Doryrhamphus excisus isolate RoL2022-K1 chromosome 8, RoL_Dexc_1.0, whole genome shotgun sequence genomic DNA contains:
- the LOC131134393 gene encoding P2Y purinoceptor 14: MDSINSTLLPANQSDISSVFTHQVLPSLYFVICLVGVPLNGVAAWIFFRVPSDSALVVYLKNMVVADLLMLATFPFRVAVQLGLGGWRLHVVVCRYTSVLFYSSMYVGILFMGLISLERYVKIVRHASAYFFLQSVSVARVLALLTWSLLLLCVLPNAVLTSRPADEESSRHCMLLKSPLGVQWHQVSTLFSVALFWITLLVLAFCYASIARRVYQSYRRVHRHSSDVRRKSNRSIFCILAVFFVCFIPYHVCRIPYTLSQMPSSGFSRASRFLLFQFKEGTLFLSALNVCLDPIIYFLMCQTFRESLLRKLSTRRRPASLTTAPSLSNI; this comes from the coding sequence atGGATAGCATTAATTCCACCCTCCTCCCCGCCAACCAATCAGACATCAGCAGCGTTTTCACACATCAGGTGCTTCCATCGCTGTATTTTGTCATCTGCCTGGTTGGCGTGCCCCTCAACGGCGTGGCCGCCTGGATATTCTTCCGGGTCCCCAGCGACTCTGCACTGGTGGTCTACCTGAAGAACATGGTGGTGGCCGACCTGCTCATGCTGGCCACCTTCCCCTTCAGGGTGGCGGTTCAGCTGGGGCTGGGCGGGTGGCGCCTCCATGTGGTGGTGTGCCGCTACACCTCGGTGCTCTTCTACTCGTCCATGTACGTGGGTATCCTCTTCATGGGCCTCATCAGCTTGGAGCGCTACGTCAAGATCGTGCGACATGCCTCGGCCTATTTCTTCCTGCAGAGTGTGAGCGTGGCACGGGTTCTGGCGCTGCTCACCTGGAGCCTTCTCCTCCTTTGCGTCTTACCCAATGCGGTGCTGACCAGCCGGCCGGCCGACGAGGAGAGCTCTCGGCACTGCATGCTCCTGAAGAGCCCGCTAGGGGTCCAGTGGCACCAGGTGTCCACCCTCTTCAGCGTGGCACTGTTCTGGATCACACTGCTGGTTCTGGCCTTCTGCTACGCCTCCATCGCCCGCCGGGTCTACCAGTCGTACCGCAGGGTGCACCGCCACAGCTCCGACGTGCGCCGCAAGTCCAACCGCAGCATCTTCTGCATCCTGGCTGTCTTCTTTGTGTGCTTCATACCCTACCACGTCTGCCGCATCCCCTACACGCTGAGCCAGATGCCCTCTTCTGGCTTCAGTCGGGCTTCACGCTTCCTGCTCTTCCAGTTCAAGGAGGGAACACTCTTCCTGTCCGCCCTTAACGTCTGTCTCGACCCCATCATCTACTTCCTCATGTGCCAAACATTCAGAGAGTCCCTTCTCAGGAAGCTGTCTACAAGACGAAGGCCCGCGTCTCTCACCACCGCCCCCAGTCTCAGCAACATTTAG
- the LOC131134848 gene encoding P2Y purinoceptor 14-like, which translates to MNVLFDATAPTNQSAPDNQTFGGTPLCSQPTWSRVLLVVVYSLVFMVGFLLNGVTLRVYLCGAGTSSSVGVCLKNLAAADFLLCLCLPIRIAFNATDSAWVRLVFCNFGTATFYLNMYASILFMGYIAAVRYFKIVHPSGSHLLKSVRAARVVSLVTWLVLLTLTGSYIILSLVTQPVLPPSGGTAICSNLHSKQLILLYKVVHVISASIFLLVFLALLFFYYSTSRRLAAAQQRRASSCGARRLAKARRNILLLVSVFCICFLPYHLVRLPYALVPQHDCNIKHLKDLTVALSALNVCLDPLIYFLFCKAFRAQLRQKQHATDVDTWKKTSTCPSSTSKS; encoded by the exons ATGAACGTCCTTTTCGATGCAACTGCGCCCACCAATCAGTCTGCCCCCGACAACCAGACATTTGGCGGGACGCCTTTGTGCAGCCAACCCACCTGGTCCCGCGTCCTCTTGGTGGTGGTTTACAGTCTGGTCTTCATG GTAGGCTTTCTGCTTAATGGTGTGACGCTGAGGGTCTACCTGTGTGGCGCTGGTACGTCCAGTAGCGTTGGCGTCTGCCTAAAGAACCTGGCGGCTGCGGACTTCCTGCTGTGCCTTTGTCTTCCTATCCGCATCGCCTTTAACGCCACAGATTCTGCCTGGGTCCGCCTGGTGTTCTGCAACTTTGGAACAGCAACCTTCTACCTGAACATGTACGCCAGCATCCTCTTCATGGGCTACATTGCCGCCGTCAG GTACTTTAAGATCGTCCACCCTTCAGGAAGTCACCTTCTGAAGTCGGTGAGGGCGGCTCGTGTCGTCTCCTTGGTGACCTGGCTCGTCCTCCTCACCTTGACAGGCTCTTACATCATCCTTTCACTGGTCACACAGCCGGTTCTACCTCCttctggcggcacggcgatctgcAGCAACCTTCACAGCAAGCAGCTGATTCTTCTCTACAAGGTCGTCCATGTCATCTCCGCCAGCATATTCCTGCTGGTCTTCCTCGCCCTGCTCTTCTTTTACTACAGCACCTCCCGCAGGCTGGCAGCAGCACAGCAGCGGCGAGCTTCATCCTGTGGCGCCAGGAGGCTGGCCAAGGCCCGCCGGAACATTCTGCTGCTGGTCAGCGTCTTCTGCATCTGCTTCCTTCCTTACCACCTGGTCCGCCTCCCCTACGCGCTTGTGCCGCAACATGACTGCAACATCAAACACTTGAAGGACTTGACTGTCGCCTTGTCTGCCCTCAACGTCTGTCTCGACCCGCTCATCTACTTCCTCTTCTGCAAGGCCTTCCGTGCTCAGCTGAGACAGAAACAGCACGCCACGGACGTGGACACTTGGAAGAAGACGTCCACTTGTCCTTCAAGTACTTCCAAGTCTTGA